Proteins encoded in a region of the Egicoccus sp. AB-alg2 genome:
- a CDS encoding N-acetylmuramoyl-L-alanine amidase, giving the protein MTTATHAGFLSRATLGMRPPKSISRNIDAARGGCALHYGGDNVPIASHAQCIATWLSWQRFHMDSRGWADLAYTLGVCQHGYVFAGRGAGLRTAANGSNDGNLRFYAIVWIGGARQTPTALALAAIDWAIAELRRLGAGDRVVRHADLNSTGCPGDPLGRHARLRDRQPIRQQSQDAVPPATPIEQEYEMKRGDRGGDVRKMQERLIQLGHYTGQLDGDFGPQTEAAVLAYQQERRLEVTGRVSLWTAVDLQARAHALGSHR; this is encoded by the coding sequence ATGACCACCGCGACCCACGCAGGGTTCCTTTCTCGCGCCACCCTCGGGATGCGGCCACCGAAGTCGATTTCGCGCAACATCGACGCCGCCCGCGGCGGCTGCGCCCTGCACTACGGCGGCGACAACGTCCCGATCGCCAGCCACGCCCAGTGCATTGCGACCTGGCTGTCCTGGCAGCGGTTCCACATGGACTCGCGAGGGTGGGCGGACCTCGCCTACACGCTCGGTGTGTGCCAGCACGGCTACGTGTTCGCCGGACGCGGCGCCGGCCTCCGCACCGCGGCGAACGGCAGCAACGACGGCAACCTGCGCTTCTACGCCATCGTATGGATCGGCGGTGCACGCCAGACCCCCACGGCCCTCGCGCTGGCCGCCATCGACTGGGCGATCGCCGAGCTACGTCGGCTGGGTGCCGGTGATCGTGTCGTGCGCCATGCCGATCTGAACTCCACCGGCTGCCCAGGCGACCCGCTCGGCCGTCACGCGCGCCTGCGGGACCGGCAACCGATCCGCCAACAGTCGCAGGACGCAGTCCCACCGGCGACACCCATCGAGCAGGAGTACGAGATGAAGCGTGGTGACCGCGGCGGCGACGTTCGCAAGATGCAGGAACGGCTCATCCAGCTAGGCCACTACACGGGTCAGCTCGACGGCGACTTCGGGCCGCAGACCGAGGCCGCGGTGCTCGCCTACCAGCAGGAACGACGCCTCGAGGTGACCGGCCGCGTGTCGCTCTGGACCGCCGTGGACCTACAGGCTCGTGCTCACGCGCTGGGTAGCCACCGGTAG